In Geopsychrobacter electrodiphilus DSM 16401, a single window of DNA contains:
- a CDS encoding FG-GAP-like repeat-containing protein: MTRSRINICLLAVISLLFGVIWQGAAYAAAPTLTNLGQIDHTFREAAALALDGAGNLYVSDMRVRAVYKFDKYGKLAATFPVPNIKGEGLAVDAGGHILVSASSTATAAAYGDFADKVLILDSDGVQIGVLGQGTGEFKMAGDIDFDANGNIYVADRGAGIIKVYPPTFGAGVQFGALHFDGSIDLAVDALNNEIYIANYNYDVTTGAGPALYAYDAGAVQLRSIPADTGFGGDSLSRFGAIEFDSAGRFYVSDFTLHSIRVLDRPATQVLKYTDNIHQTGAMAFDAITNRLFALDYSSRINIIGIDGGSTPLKVNAPPSVPVSITVGEVSSATPTLRFNNAIDADGDLLNYEVRVVDAAGVVAADFNVAEGAGQTSAPVSVALVENASYTWQVQASDGQATSGWSAPMSIYVNAVQEAPTAPVLTTFISGNVAGSDAVLTWDASVDADPFATISYRVEVSDGLNLVASADTTATSIAVATFSATLNPDVTYTWKVLAVDNTALTTASASTGSFVYQPSALRITSTVDGAKVYLGGHHGYAGRSLGTAPVDVRGLPQGNYAVVVEAAGFEPFVQSVFLAKDASLNVLADLRSANLPDGFAQHDLNVGGVPFHGAGVAPIVADIDHDGVLDLLVADGGHLKFYGGTLVQNPQANDTIEDLSLPAADPSAPAAYRVVFNRPVQQLALPLIDGAAPCLVDWNNDDNYDLLVGASDGSVNLFLGQGGLTFAAEGQWLVTTTSRAIPAVADFDGDGDKDLIVGSGNDLLLFENVGTDAAPSLNTQKVLATLTAPVVPLFVDWNADGLRELMLLSQGEMFSAELQNGLVTALKSTGLSVAGAESVFALNFADRNYNDLVFGTSAGALVVANGQQGATAPAFMSALLVKLAEIEQLVLSQAPAQGVRVEALRRLVSAADYGMALPKSIKLVSSLKYGTPAWVSAVEFIGMLDPAAAQAVSATAALKAVADDARLHQNSDEKSDDKSDNKSDHED; the protein is encoded by the coding sequence ATGACCCGGTCCCGTATCAATATCTGCCTGCTTGCGGTGATATCACTGTTGTTTGGAGTGATTTGGCAAGGAGCTGCTTATGCGGCAGCACCGACTTTGACAAATCTTGGGCAGATTGATCATACATTTCGTGAGGCCGCCGCTTTGGCTCTCGACGGAGCAGGCAACCTCTACGTGAGCGACATGCGGGTGCGGGCTGTTTACAAGTTTGATAAGTACGGCAAGCTGGCTGCAACCTTTCCGGTGCCGAATATTAAAGGGGAAGGGCTGGCGGTTGACGCGGGCGGGCATATTCTGGTCTCCGCCTCGTCCACGGCAACGGCAGCGGCCTACGGTGATTTTGCTGATAAGGTTTTGATTCTTGATTCGGATGGCGTACAGATCGGTGTTTTGGGTCAGGGGACTGGCGAGTTCAAGATGGCCGGTGATATCGATTTCGATGCTAACGGAAATATTTACGTAGCCGATCGTGGCGCCGGAATTATCAAGGTTTATCCTCCGACCTTCGGTGCTGGAGTGCAATTTGGCGCTCTCCATTTTGATGGCAGTATTGATCTGGCCGTTGATGCGCTAAACAACGAGATATATATCGCAAATTATAATTACGATGTGACGACAGGAGCGGGTCCTGCTCTCTATGCTTATGACGCTGGCGCAGTACAACTGAGAAGTATTCCCGCCGATACCGGATTCGGTGGCGACAGCTTGAGCCGTTTTGGAGCCATTGAGTTTGATAGCGCCGGGCGTTTTTATGTTTCCGATTTTACCCTGCACAGCATCCGGGTTCTCGATCGTCCGGCGACTCAGGTTTTAAAATACACCGATAATATTCATCAGACAGGGGCCATGGCTTTTGATGCCATTACCAATCGCCTGTTTGCCCTTGATTACAGCAGCAGGATCAACATCATCGGGATCGATGGTGGTTCCACTCCGCTTAAAGTCAATGCCCCGCCCAGCGTTCCGGTTTCGATTACGGTCGGAGAAGTCTCAAGTGCCACTCCCACCTTACGGTTCAACAACGCAATTGATGCTGACGGTGACCTGCTGAATTATGAGGTCAGGGTCGTTGATGCGGCAGGCGTTGTCGCTGCTGATTTTAATGTTGCTGAGGGTGCCGGGCAAACCAGCGCTCCAGTTAGTGTGGCTCTGGTTGAGAATGCGAGCTACACCTGGCAGGTTCAAGCGAGCGATGGTCAGGCGACCTCCGGGTGGTCTGCACCCATGTCGATCTATGTCAATGCTGTTCAGGAAGCTCCCACCGCGCCCGTTTTGACGACCTTCATTTCCGGGAATGTCGCCGGTAGCGATGCCGTGCTGACCTGGGATGCGTCTGTTGATGCTGATCCGTTCGCGACTATCTCCTACCGGGTTGAGGTCTCTGACGGGCTGAATCTGGTAGCCAGTGCTGATACGACCGCTACCAGCATCGCGGTTGCCACTTTTTCTGCCACCTTGAACCCCGATGTGACATACACCTGGAAAGTCCTGGCGGTCGACAATACGGCGCTAACGACGGCTTCTGCCAGTACGGGAAGTTTTGTTTATCAACCATCAGCGCTGCGGATTACCTCAACTGTTGATGGCGCGAAGGTCTACCTTGGTGGCCATCATGGCTACGCCGGGCGGTCTTTGGGTACAGCTCCGGTTGACGTTCGCGGCTTGCCCCAGGGTAATTATGCGGTTGTCGTTGAGGCTGCCGGCTTTGAGCCTTTTGTGCAGTCGGTTTTCCTCGCCAAAGATGCATCCCTAAACGTTCTTGCAGATTTAAGAAGTGCCAATCTGCCTGATGGTTTCGCTCAACATGATCTGAATGTTGGTGGTGTGCCCTTTCACGGAGCAGGCGTTGCCCCCATTGTTGCAGATATTGATCATGATGGAGTTTTAGATCTTCTGGTGGCTGACGGCGGCCATCTTAAATTTTATGGTGGAACGCTGGTTCAGAATCCGCAGGCAAATGACACGATTGAAGATTTAAGCCTTCCAGCCGCCGATCCTTCTGCTCCAGCAGCCTATCGCGTTGTTTTTAATCGCCCGGTACAGCAGCTTGCGTTACCGCTGATTGATGGTGCCGCGCCCTGCCTGGTCGATTGGAATAATGACGATAATTACGATCTATTGGTTGGCGCCTCTGATGGCTCGGTTAATTTGTTCCTTGGCCAGGGTGGTTTGACCTTTGCTGCTGAAGGGCAATGGTTGGTGACCACAACCTCGAGGGCTATTCCCGCCGTCGCCGATTTTGACGGCGATGGTGACAAGGACCTGATTGTCGGTTCAGGGAATGACCTTTTGCTCTTCGAAAATGTGGGCACCGATGCCGCACCGAGCCTTAATACCCAAAAAGTTTTAGCCACATTGACCGCTCCAGTCGTTCCCCTGTTTGTTGATTGGAATGCAGATGGATTACGTGAGCTCATGCTGCTGAGCCAGGGCGAAATGTTCTCCGCCGAGCTACAGAACGGTCTGGTGACGGCGCTCAAGTCTACGGGACTGAGTGTTGCTGGTGCCGAGAGCGTTTTTGCGCTGAACTTTGCCGATCGCAATTATAACGATCTGGTCTTCGGTACCTCAGCAGGTGCACTTGTCGTCGCCAACGGACAACAGGGGGCAACCGCTCCTGCCTTTATGTCCGCTCTTTTGGTTAAGCTGGCTGAAATCGAGCAGCTTGTTCTTTCCCAGGCTCCTGCCCAGGGCGTTCGGGTTGAGGCCTTAAGGCGTCTCGTATCGGCGGCCGATTATGGCATGGCTCTGCCCAAATCAATTAAACTTGTCAGCTCTTTAAAGTATGGAACACCCGCATGGGTTTCTGCTGTTGAGTTTATCGGAATGCTTGATCCCGCAGCCGCGCAAGCCGTTTCTGCCACCGCCGCTTTAAAGGCAGTTGCTGATGACGCGCGTCTCCATCAGAACTCCGACGAGAAATCAGACGACAAGTCTGATAACAAGTCTGACCATGAAGACTGA
- a CDS encoding cytochrome c3 family protein — protein MMKQILFIAVGLVLSAGPAFAGIANTPHNLSTSQPDPTLKFAYSATNEDEICVFCHTPHGGTLDAPLWNRNMPAAGGYTQYTSAALTKAGIATVRNVNPESLVCLSCHDGSLTVGDIINPSGAAPDNTNAVLNKIVPGFGGNPGPRIGGSRSNTTDTIDLSDDHPISFSYTAVDSANPGTLNPVAGVEALGLTLYGAGKNVECSTCHDPHVDYLANPALKPFLAMSNASSAMCLACHIK, from the coding sequence ATGATGAAGCAAATTCTTTTCATAGCGGTAGGCCTGGTTCTTTCAGCGGGCCCTGCGTTTGCGGGGATCGCCAATACGCCGCACAATTTGTCGACTTCTCAGCCGGACCCTACGCTTAAATTCGCTTATTCTGCGACCAATGAAGATGAAATCTGTGTCTTCTGCCACACGCCGCATGGCGGGACGCTTGATGCCCCGTTATGGAACCGCAACATGCCAGCCGCCGGCGGGTATACGCAGTATACCAGCGCGGCCTTGACCAAAGCCGGCATCGCGACCGTTCGTAACGTCAACCCTGAATCTCTGGTCTGCCTTTCCTGCCACGACGGAAGTTTGACCGTAGGTGACATCATTAACCCCTCAGGTGCCGCTCCGGACAATACCAATGCGGTGTTAAATAAAATCGTTCCCGGGTTTGGTGGAAATCCTGGTCCGCGTATCGGGGGCTCACGCTCAAATACGACGGACACCATCGACCTCAGTGACGATCACCCAATTTCATTTAGCTATACCGCTGTTGATTCGGCCAATCCCGGGACATTGAATCCGGTTGCAGGGGTCGAGGCCTTGGGGTTAACGCTGTATGGTGCGGGCAAAAATGTCGAATGTTCGACTTGTCATGACCCTCATGTCGATTATTTGGCTAACCCTGCATTGAAACCATTTCTTGCCATGTCCAATGCAAGCAGCGCCATGTGTTTAGCCTGCCATATTAAATGA